A window of Puniceicoccus vermicola genomic DNA:
GAGATCACCCTGAGCGTGATTCGAATTTTTAAAATTGTTCCTTTATATTCCGGTTGAAAAGCGGTAGAGTCACCGTCGATGAAGAAAATTCTCTTTCAAGGTGACTCGATCACCCATGCCCATAGGCGGCCGGAGGAGGTCAATCCGGCGTTTCAATTGGGCGGGGGGTTTGCCTTTTTAGTGGCAGCCCGTCTGAGCCGGGATTATTCGGACAACGGTTGGGAGTTTATCAACCAGGGTGAGTGCGGGCACGGAGTCCGTGATTTGGTCAGTCGCTGGGAAGCGGACGCACTCGCACACGCGCCGGATGTCCTTTCTCTTCTCGTTGGGATCAACGATACGGTCAAGGCGATGCGGGGGCACAAGGGGGTGGATGATGTCGAGTTTGCGTCCGCGTATCGACAGCTCTTGGAGGGATTCTCTTCCCCTCCGGTCAGTTTCCTTTTGGAACCTTTTCTTCTGGAGACGGGCGATGTGACTTCGGAGTGGCGGAGTCATATTCGCCCCCGTCAGGAGGCGATCCGGCAGATAGCGGAGGAGAGCGGGCAGGTTTTTGTTCCTTTGCAGGAGCGCTTTGATGAGGTAGCCCGGACTACTCCGGCCGAAAGATGGCTCGTTGATGGTTTCCATCCGACCCACACCGGATTTCAATTGATCGCCGATGCTTGGTTGGAAGCTTTTTCCGGGCGGTTTCCCATGCTGTCGGCTCTTTCGGAAGAAGCCGACGTGGTCGCGCGATGATCGCGTGACAGAGACCCTCAATATCGATTGGTTATGAATAAAATGAAGGTCGTGCAATGCTGGGATGATGGCGTCAATGACGACATCCGGTTGATTGAGATTCTCCGCCGCCATGGCGCGAAGGCTTCCTTTAACCTCAATCCGGCGACCCACCAAGAGAGTCGGTGTGGCGGAATGAGCGAAAGATGGAAGAAGCGCATCGAGCGACTCAGCCGTGGAGAGTTGAATTCCGTCTATGAGGGTTTCACGATCGCGAACCATTCGATGTCCCACCCCCGCGCCACGGGTATCCCGCTGGAGCAATGGCGGGAAGAAGTCGTGGATGCCCGGAAGATGCTGCAGGATTGGTTTCAGCAGCCTATTCGGGGGTTTGTCTACCCTTATGGCAATTACGACGAGGCGACTTCGGAAGTGGTGCGCGAAGCGGGGCACGTTTATGCCCGCACCACTCAAAACGCGACTCCTTGCATGCCGCCCGCGGATCCAATGCAATTTCATCCGAACTGCAAGTTCGACCATTCGAGTTTCTGGGAGATTTACGAGCGGGCGAAGTCTTCCGGGGGCGGTGTCTTCTATTTTTGGGGGCACAGTTTTGAGATGTGCCGGGAAGAGGAATGGGCAGACTTTGATGCCAAAATCGCCCGGATCTCGGCTGATCCGGAGGCGGAGTGGGCGGAGCTGCCGGAGTTGTTTTTGTCGGATTCTAATCGTAATCTCTAAGGATTTCGATCCATGAGCGATTGCTCAAAAGACCCTGTTCGACTCTCTATTTTGCGATTTCTGAGCCTTTTCGCGGCCGTTCCTGATCTCCAAGAATCTCGATACGTCCGTGATTGTCCTCGGGATGTCTTCGAATTTTCGGACTATTGTTCGGGAGCTGGAAGCTCCCAACTACGGTACGCGCTTCGATCCCAATCGTAGCGGGATCTCCCCCAGTCGCGCTGTAGCGGGAGCTTCCAGCTCCTACGCCACTTCGAAATCTCCATTATATTGAATCACGCCAAAGATAGGGAAAAGCCCCGCGGAGCCGGGCGGTGAACCCACCCGGCCACTTATCCGAGAGGCAGTCGCTTTCCGGATAAATCCGGTACTCCAACGGTCATCGCGTTGGAGAAGGTTGGAGTACCAGCTTCAGCTGGCCCTGCGTCGGATTCCCCGCCCCACCTCTGTGATAACCAATCCACAAGTCGGGATATCGCGGCTGAGCGCGAGTTTGGCCAATTGGAGAAGGGGATCCTGTCGGGCGCGGGCCTCGTCGATGTATTAAGATAGCGGGTAAATCGATCTTGGTTCCCCCGGTTCTGAGAACCGAGGCCACGAGACCTCAAGGCTTTGTTCCGGGTCGCCGAACTACCAGAAAAAATTGATCTTTGGTATTATTCGCCCGCTGTGGGCTCTGAATTACCCGGCCTTGCCGTCGTACAAGGCGATGATATAGGGGTGTTCGGGATCGTATACGGTGAGGGGTTTGGGATTGTTCACGCGGCCGAGCGGGCGGATGTCTTGGCCGGGTTCTCCGTTGCGGGAGTCCCCGATCGTTTTCGCGCCCTGCCGGAAGGCATTCATCAGCTCCTCGACTTTGTCGGGACGGCTCTCGAAGAGGTTTTCGGTTTCCCCAATGTCGCGGGAGAGATCGTAGAGTTCCTGGCAGTCGGTGCAGCGACCTCCTCCCTCGTGGATGCGTAGGTGCAGCTTCCAGGATCCCTTGCGCACGGCGTGAATCTCGTCCCGTCGGTAGTAGAAAAAGGCTTCATAGGGCGAGTCCGCATCGTCGCCTGGAGCGGTCCAGAGTGGGGTCGCATCGTGGCCGTCGATTACCCGGTCTTCCGGTGGCTTGGTGTTGGCGGCGGCCGCCAGTGTGGGGAGGAAATCCATAGCCGTCGTGAGTGCCGAGCAGGTGGTGCCCGCCGGGACGTGATCCGGCCAACGGACAATGCAGGGAACGCGGATTCCCCCCTCGTAGTTTTGGGCTTTCGTGCCGCGGAGTGGGGCATTGCTTCCGCCTTCGCCGCTCACCCGGGAACCGTTGTCGGAGGTAAAAATGATGATCGTGTTGTCCAGCAGGCCGAGCGACTCGAGTTCGGCACGGAGCGAGGCGGTGGCCCAGTCAATACATTCCACGGCTGCTCCATAGGGACCGTTCTGCGAGGTTTTTAGAAAGCGTTCGCTGACGAGCAGCGGCAGATGGACGTGGAGGTGGGCAAAATAGAGAAAGAAGGGCTCGTCGCGATGTTCACGCATGAAGGTAATACTTTCTTCGACGTAGCGTTCGGTAAGGCTGGTCTGATCGGGCTGCTGCTGGATAACCTCTTCACCGCGCATGAGAGGGAGCGGTACGTATCCATCGGGGTTAGCGTGCCGACGGGCCATGTCGTTGCTGTAGGGTAAGCCGTAGTAGTGGTCGAATCCGTGGCGGGTGGGCAGGAATTCCGGCTGATCACCGCAGTGCCACTTGCCAATCAATGCAGTGGCATAGCCGGCGTCATTTAATAGCGTGCCGATGGTGATTTCGTCGGGGTGCAGTCCGCAACTGTCACCAGGGAAAAGCACGCCCGCACGGTCGAATTCGGTAAATCCGATTCGCCGAGGATAGCAGCCCGTCAGCATGGCACCGCGCGAGGGGGTGCACACCGACGAGGCCATGTAAAAATCGGTGAATCGCTTTCCATCCGCCGCCAGGCGATCCACGGCGGGCGTCTGGTTCACCGTTGATCCATAGCAACCTAGATCGCCATATCCGAGGTCGTCGCAGTTGATGAGGAGGATGTTGGGCCGTCGGCTCATCAAGATAAGTGAACCCTTGGGTTTGAGTGGAGTGTGGCGGTCCTAAAGTCTCTACACGGCAACTCTGATTAAACCCTTCAGGTACGCCGGCGACGTAGGGCCGCTAGAAGCCCGAAGGCTCCAGCGAGCAGGGCAAGATTGGAAGGCTCCGGGACCACGGAAAGCGACATGTTTTCGATGGATCCATTTCCGCCGGATCCCGAAAAGCGGGTAAAGCCGAAGCCCGGAAGGTCCCCTACCAATGCGGTGCTGGTGATACCGAGGTCCTGGGTGCTGCCAAGCTGAATTCCGTTTAGGAAATAGGAGGCTTGCGCGATGGTTCCTGTCAGGTCAAGCTGGATGGATACATCATAGGTGCCGTCCGTGTCGCTATCGGTCCCGACTGTGTCTCCTGCCGTCCCCGGTCCGTTCCAGAATACGACATCGTCATTGCTCGCATGAGTGCGGGCCAGCACCCATGGATAACCGCCATCGGCGGCACTGCTATGATTTATGTTGTCGCTGGTGCTGAAGCCCAACGAGATCCAGTTTGTTCCGGGACTGGTGATGGTGGCTCTGAGATCGTAAACTTTATCGACCTCAAACGTGTAGGGGAGGAAAGCCACGTTAATGGAGTCCGTGGACTCAAGGACTGTGCCGTCCTGGCGGAAAAGCGTTCCCTGCGGATAACCTGTTTGTTGCAGCA
This region includes:
- a CDS encoding SGNH/GDSL hydrolase family protein — protein: MKKILFQGDSITHAHRRPEEVNPAFQLGGGFAFLVAARLSRDYSDNGWEFINQGECGHGVRDLVSRWEADALAHAPDVLSLLVGINDTVKAMRGHKGVDDVEFASAYRQLLEGFSSPPVSFLLEPFLLETGDVTSEWRSHIRPRQEAIRQIAEESGQVFVPLQERFDEVARTTPAERWLVDGFHPTHTGFQLIADAWLEAFSGRFPMLSALSEEADVVAR
- a CDS encoding polysaccharide deacetylase family protein, with translation MNKMKVVQCWDDGVNDDIRLIEILRRHGAKASFNLNPATHQESRCGGMSERWKKRIERLSRGELNSVYEGFTIANHSMSHPRATGIPLEQWREEVVDARKMLQDWFQQPIRGFVYPYGNYDEATSEVVREAGHVYARTTQNATPCMPPADPMQFHPNCKFDHSSFWEIYERAKSSGGGVFYFWGHSFEMCREEEWADFDAKIARISADPEAEWAELPELFLSDSNRNL
- a CDS encoding sulfatase family protein produces the protein MSRRPNILLINCDDLGYGDLGCYGSTVNQTPAVDRLAADGKRFTDFYMASSVCTPSRGAMLTGCYPRRIGFTEFDRAGVLFPGDSCGLHPDEITIGTLLNDAGYATALIGKWHCGDQPEFLPTRHGFDHYYGLPYSNDMARRHANPDGYVPLPLMRGEEVIQQQPDQTSLTERYVEESITFMREHRDEPFFLYFAHLHVHLPLLVSERFLKTSQNGPYGAAVECIDWATASLRAELESLGLLDNTIIIFTSDNGSRVSGEGGSNAPLRGTKAQNYEGGIRVPCIVRWPDHVPAGTTCSALTTAMDFLPTLAAAANTKPPEDRVIDGHDATPLWTAPGDDADSPYEAFFYYRRDEIHAVRKGSWKLHLRIHEGGGRCTDCQELYDLSRDIGETENLFESRPDKVEELMNAFRQGAKTIGDSRNGEPGQDIRPLGRVNNPKPLTVYDPEHPYIIALYDGKAG
- a CDS encoding PEP-CTERM sorting domain-containing protein (PEP-CTERM proteins occur, often in large numbers, in the proteomes of bacteria that also encode an exosortase, a predicted intramembrane cysteine proteinase. The presence of a PEP-CTERM domain at a protein's C-terminus predicts cleavage within the sorting domain, followed by covalent anchoring to some some component of the (usually Gram-negative) cell surface. Many PEP-CTERM proteins exhibit an unusual sequence composition that includes large numbers of potential glycosylation sites. Expression of one such protein has been shown restore the ability of a bacterium to form floc, a type of biofilm.), translated to MKSPSQANLSSTFGSSLALVTLTFIGLASASVTAHAQLLVSEDFDGSGSDFLDGKTTTTGGLTWQVVLQQTGYPQGTLFRQDGTVLESTDSINVAFLPYTFEVDKVYDLRATITSPGTNWISLGFSTSDNINHSSAADGGYPWVLARTHASNDDVVFWNGPGTAGDTVGTDSDTDGTYDVSIQLDLTGTIAQASYFLNGIQLGSTQDLGITSTALVGDLPGFGFTRFSGSGGNGSIENMSLSVVPEPSNLALLAGAFGLLAALRRRRT